A section of the Schistosoma haematobium chromosome ZW, whole genome shotgun sequence genome encodes:
- the SMARCA4_2 gene encoding Transcription activator BRG1 (EggNog:ENOG410W1SU~COG:K) produces MVKINKAVLNYKANAERDKRKEQERIDRERMRRLMAEDEEGYRCLIDAKKDQRLHHLLTQTDEFISNLTKLVREHKREQSKQRFRERSERRKFAQESALQNAVVFYRKLADDVIKNGGQPPAYFSTLPSTEKFPEELNQVNRDWLCGKMSSSNIQLPDVRIPMYQTTTKEIVEGDAAPLASEVCTWLQEHQGWEILPTDTDGSVIHDLLEPDEEFKRKRKFDDDDDDDDNSMVHVGTEDDEYNKRGESGANAPQSYYTLAHAVREEVKEQASILVHGRLKEYQLRGLEWLVSLYNNNLNGILADEMGLGKTIQTIALITYLMERKRVNGPFLIIVPLSVMSNWAMEFDRWGPSVKKILYKGSPQARRLLQTQIKASKINVLLTTYEYIIKDKSALSKVKWKYMIIDEGHRMKNHHCKLTQVLNTYYTAPYRLLLTGTPLQNKLPELWALLNFLLPTIFESVNTFEQWFNAPFAATGEKVELNQEETLLIIRRLHKVLRPFLLRRLKREVESQLPEKVEYVIKCEMSDLQRVLYSHMQSKGVILTDGSEKDKKGKGGCRTLMNTIMQLRKICNHPFMFPHIEMAIAEQNFLNVHNGNPPPTLPVPTQVEGKILYRSSGKFELLDRILPKLKCCGHRVLIFCQMTSLMTIMQDYFDYRNFRYLRLDGTTRSEDRGELLVKFNDTSEDIFIFLLSTRAGGLGLNLQAADTVIIFDSDWNPHQDLQAQDRAHRIGQQNEVRVLRLISINSVEEKILAAARFKLDVDQKVIQAGMFDQKSTGTERRQFLQALLEQDEEADEEEDEAPDDETINQMLARNEEEFEIYQRLDAERQFAESQQAKREPRLMEFSELPKWIVRDDIELERSLSLEDNVFGMKRQRKEVDYSDALTERQFLKAIDEGSLEEAEERQRQKRAARKKRKRLDDSSFMDDGSSETGSVIMAAPQAAKRRRGRPPHGSSTGSTSRSSNQSVSPKLAKKLQRLLDIVIEYKDKDQRILSEPFMKLPTRKELPDYYEVIKKPVDFNRIRQRVKDGKYRSVDELEADILLLCKNAQTYNMDGSLIFEDSVVLQSVWTNARERLEEIESRQQSDSRQSSQYNSYSSQHRHVTIDDEDDEEDEQDDEDEPSETSKHAPISTGPRYVVCNTPATDVTGNAGRNGQQNIPDNSMNEDSLGGLDDLDDEEDTMDDDDSASRSSFSSKARRMSRKPTYCISRTTNSSVSVISKTNLPPGSHNHPRSLSATESRGTVSVVESIRINTSTVESLLPPRKARSHKRVMMVDDSEEEDEEDSDNDAVDDDPDDEDF; encoded by the exons ATGGTGAAAATAAACAAAGCCGTTCTAAATTACAAAGCCAATGCTGAGCGTGACaaaagaaaagaacaagaaCGAATTGATCGTGAGCGTATGCGACGTCTTATGGCTGAAGATGAGGAAGGTTATCGCTGTCTTATTGATGCGAAAAAAGACCAGAGACTTCATCACTTACTCACCCAAACAGATGAATTTATTAGTAATTTGACTAAACTTGTTCGTGAACATAAACGAGAGCAAAGTAAGCAGCGTTTTAGGGAACGGTCGGAAAGAAGAAAATTCGCACAGGAATCAGCTCTGCAAAATGCTGTTGTATTCTATCGAAAATTGGCTGATGATGTCATTAAAAACGGTGGACAACCCCCGGCCTATTTTTCTACTCTTCCATCTACTGAGAAATTTCCTGAAGAACTTAATCAAGTGAATCGTGACTGGTTATGTGGCAAAATGTCGTCTTCTAACATCCAGTTACCTGACGTGCGTATACCTATGtatcaaacaacaacaaaagaaattGTTGAAGGTGATGCTGCTCCTTTAGCCTCAGAAGTTTGCACTTGGCTACAAGAACACCAGGGCTGGGAG ATTCTTCCAACTGATACTGACGGGTCAGTAATACATGACTTATTGGAACCAGACGAAGAGTTCAAGCGTAAACGTAAAtttgatgacgatgatgatgatgatgacaatagTATGGTACATGTCGGGACGGAAGATGATGAATATAATAAACGTGGTGAATCTGGTGCAAATGCACCTCAATCCTATTATACTCTTGCTCATGCTGTACGAGAAGAAGTTAAAGAACAAGCTAGTATTCTTGTCCATGGTCGATTAAAAGAATATCAATTGAGGGGTCTCGAGTGGCTTGTTTCATTATATAACAATAACCTTAATGGCATACTTGCTGACGAGATGGGTCTGGGCAAAACGATTCAGACAATCGCTTTGATTACGTACCTAATGGAAAGGAAACGCGTTAATGGACCGTTCTTGATTATTGTACCGCTTTC AGTCATGTCTAATTGGGCAATGGAGTTCGATCGATGGGGACCAAGTGTGAAAAAGATATTATATAAAGGTTCACCTCAAGCTCGTCGACTTCTTCAAACACAAATAAAAGCATCAAAAATCAATGTACTGTTAACAACCTACGAATATATTATTAAAGATAAATCAGCTCTTTCTAAA GTGAAGTGGAAATACATGATAATTGATGAAGGTCATAGAATGAAAAATCACCATTGTAAATTGACTCAAGTATTAAACACATATTATACTGCACCATATCGACTTCTACTCACTGGTACACCACTGCAAAATAAATTACCTGAATTATGGGCTCTACTGAATTTCTTGTTGCCAACAATTTTTGAAAGTGTCAATACATTTGAACAGTGGTTTAATGCTCCTTTCGCTGCAACAGGAGAAAAA gtCGAATTGAACCAGGAAGAAACCCTGCTTATTATTCGTCGATTACACAAAGTATTACGACCATTCTTATTACGTCGTCTCAAACGTGAAGTAGAATCGCAATTACCAGAAAAAGTCGAATATGTGATTAAATGTGAAATGTCAGATTTACAAAGAGTTCTTTATTCACATATGCAATCTAAAGGTGTAATTTTAACTGATGGATCAGAAAAAGATAAAAAG gGTAAAGGTGGTTGTCGAACTTTAATGAATACAATTATGCAGCTTAGAAAGATTTGCAACCATCCATTTATGTTTCCACACATCGAAATGGCTATAGCTGAACAAAACTTCCTAAATGTACACAATGGTAACCCCCCACCAACTTTACCAGTACCAACACAAGTTGAAGGTAAAATATTATATCGTTCTTCTGGAAAATTCGAGTTACTGGATAGAATTCTGCCCAAATTAAAATGTTGTGGACATCGTGTGTTAATATTTTGTCAAATGACAAGTTTAATGACAATTATGCAG GACTACTTTGATTACCGAAATTTTCGTTATCTACGTCTTGATGGAACTACTCGTTCAGAAGATCGTGGAGAATTACTAGTGAAATTTAATGATACTTCCGAGgatatatttattttcttactTTCAACTCGTGCTGGCGGCCTAGGTCTTAATCTCCAAGCTGCCGATACAGTGATTATATTTGATTCAGATTGGAATCCTCATCAAGATTTACAAGCACAGGATCGTGCTCATCGTATTGGTCAACAAAACGAG GTTCGAGTTCTGCGTTTAATCTCAATAAATTCAGTTGAAGAAAAAATCTTAGCAGCAGCGCGTTTCAAATTGGACGTGGATCAAAAAGTTATCCAGGCCGGTATGTTTGATCAAAAGTCTACTGGTACAGAACGACGTCAGTTTTTACAAGCGTTACTTGAACAAGATGAAGAAGCCgatgaagaagaagatgaaGCACCTGATGATGAAACTATTAATCAGATGTTAGCCCGAAATGAAGAAGAATTCGAAATCTACCAAAGGTTAGATGCCGAACGCCAATTTGCTGAAAGTCAACAGGCCAAACGGGAACCACGTCTAATGGAGTTTTCAGAATTGCCAAAGTGGATTGTACGAGATGACATCGAG cTTGAACGAAGTCTTTCATTAGAGGATAATGTTTTTGGAATGAAACGTCAGCGTAAAGAAGTGGATTATTCAGATGCACTCACTGAGCGTCAGTTTCTTAAAGCAATCGATGAGGGTAGCTTAGAAGAAGCTGAAGAACGTCAGCGTCAAAAACGAGCAGCACGGAAAAAACGCAAGCGATTAGAT GATTCTAGTTTTATGGATGATGGGAGCTCAGAAACTGGAAGTGTTATTATGGCTGCACCACAAGCTGCTAAACGTCGCCGTGGACGTCCACCTCATGGTTCTTCTACTGGGAGTACATCCAGATCATCTAATCAATCAGTTTCACCAAAGTTAGCTAAAAAACTACAACGTTTATTAGATATTGTAATAGAATACAAAGACAA AGATCAAAGAATTCTTAGTGAACCGTTTATGAAATTGCCTACAAGAAAAGAATTGCCAGACTATTATGAAGTGATTAAAAAGCCTGTAGATTTTAATCGTATTCGACAGCGTGTAAAAGATGGAAAATACCGATCTGTAGATGAACTGGAAGCTGATATTTTACTTTTGTGTAAAAACGCTCAAACATATAATATGGATGGAAGTCTA ATCTTTGAAGACTCAGTGGTATTGCAGTCAGTTTGGACTAATGCTCGAGAAAGATTGGAAGAAATTGAATCACGTCAACAATCTGATTCTCGTCAATCAAGTCAGTACAATAGTTACTCTAGTCAACATAGGCATGTTACTATAGAcgatgaagatgatgaagaagatgaaCAAGACGATGAAGATGAGCCAAGTGAGACGTCAAAACATGCACCTATATCAACAGGACCACGATATGTTGTCTGTAACACACCAGCTACCGATGTAACCGGTAATGCAGGTAGAAATGGTCAGCAAAATATCCCCGATAATTCAATGAATGAGGATAGTCTTGGAGGGTTGGATGATTTAGATGATGAGGAAGATACTATGGATGATG ATGACAGTGCCAGTCGAAGTTCTTTCAGTAGCAAAGCGAGACGCATGTCACGTAAACCAACGTATTGTATATCTCGTACAACAAACAGTTCCGTCTCTGTTATCTCAAAAACGAATCTTCCACCTGGATCTCATAATCATCCCCGTTCGTTATCTGCTACTGAATCTAGAGGAACAGTTTCTGTTGTTGAATCCATACGTATCAACACATCAACTGTAGAATCTCTCCTACCACCAAGGAAAGCTCGCTCACATAAACGTGTTATGATGGTTGATGATAGTGAAGAAGAGGATGAAGAAGACTCTGATAATGACGCAGTCGATGATGATCCTGATGATGAAGActtctaa